Proteins encoded within one genomic window of Brockia lithotrophica:
- the purM gene encoding phosphoribosylformylglycinamidine cyclo-ligase, whose product MERARESGSAEAYRRAGVDLDRGAEVVRRVAKLVRGTHGPEVLRGIGAFAGAIRLPEGLDDPVLFASADGVGTKLLLAQAHGRLEVAGWDLVAMNVNDLAAEGARPLFFLDYVAMGRLDPDAIERLVAGMVDALREVGAVLLGGETAELPGMLPEGSLELAGFAVGVASRASLARPTPVAGDLLVGLASSGFHANGYSLLRALLARDPNLFTPDELLMPTRLYVRQAAAAFAAGAKAAAHITGGGFPENLARVFPSTLAAEVVLGAWEVPEVFRRAQAAANLEDRETYTVWNQGIGFVFVVPPERLGDVRQALEALGERPVVLGRLVERDRGGEEAAVRFRYGGELPV is encoded by the coding sequence ATGGAGCGGGCACGCGAATCGGGTTCCGCCGAAGCCTACCGCCGCGCCGGCGTCGACCTCGATCGGGGTGCGGAGGTCGTCCGACGCGTCGCCAAACTCGTCCGAGGGACGCACGGACCGGAAGTCTTGCGCGGCATCGGCGCCTTTGCCGGTGCGATCCGCCTTCCGGAGGGGCTCGACGACCCCGTGCTCTTCGCCTCGGCCGACGGCGTGGGTACGAAACTCCTTCTCGCCCAGGCCCACGGTCGGCTCGAGGTTGCCGGCTGGGACCTCGTGGCGATGAACGTGAACGACCTGGCGGCGGAGGGGGCACGGCCGCTCTTCTTCCTCGACTACGTGGCCATGGGGCGCCTCGACCCCGACGCAATCGAACGCCTCGTTGCGGGCATGGTCGACGCCCTACGCGAGGTCGGAGCAGTTCTTCTAGGGGGCGAAACCGCCGAACTCCCGGGGATGCTTCCGGAAGGATCCCTCGAGCTCGCGGGATTTGCGGTGGGCGTCGCCTCCCGCGCCTCCCTCGCGCGGCCGACGCCGGTTGCCGGCGACCTGCTCGTGGGCCTCGCGAGTTCCGGCTTTCACGCAAACGGCTACAGCCTGCTCCGCGCCCTCCTCGCCCGCGACCCAAACCTCTTCACCCCCGACGAGCTCCTTATGCCGACGCGGCTCTACGTCCGTCAGGCCGCGGCGGCTTTTGCCGCAGGTGCCAAGGCCGCCGCACACATCACCGGCGGGGGGTTTCCCGAAAACCTCGCCCGCGTGTTTCCTTCCACGCTCGCGGCGGAAGTCGTGCTCGGCGCGTGGGAAGTTCCCGAAGTCTTTCGGCGCGCGCAGGCGGCCGCAAACCTCGAGGACCGCGAGACATACACCGTGTGGAATCAGGGGATCGGCTTCGTCTTCGTCGTCCCTCCGGAACGCCTCGGCGACGTGCGGCAGGCCCTCGAAGCCCTCGGGGAAAGGCCGGTCGTCCTCGGACGCCTCGTAGAACGGGATCGCGGTGGGGAAGAGGCCGCCGTGCGTTTCCGGTACGGCGGGGAGCTTCCCGTGTAA
- a CDS encoding AIR synthase related protein — translation MAEVERTPQEETTAAKIAAALKEILTSEHMSYRHTKRLLALLPREGPHVLAGPGEGAGVVAADGNAAAFKIESHNHPSKIDPYAGSATGIGGLYRDVFTMGAEPRLAAALLRVGPAHLAEEVEFTRTLVRGFAEYVAEFGVGEGAYVEYAADPSYAANPLVNVFALGEIVGPRLSARGGRDGDVLVYAGRPVDGAGYEAAAFASRAFASEEALPPEAEGDSADAPPLVPPADPRMGRRVMDALLAAARRGWVVAVQDMGAGGVAGSAAELASRGPGGVVLDLEHVPRMRDFPPEVLLLAETQERVLVVADPAHVEELLDHFRTHQVPAAVVGRLVSSGTFAVRRGDALLAEVPLAELTDVAPVVREDVLASVRAAEEVREAVPQGSPDARPERAEEELVFPEERELLAQIGLVFLDASTVRDLLQRYFTSPRFPRRLVRRREKVRPDGGKGAEPPLRGWAFDDVAFVDVGSEPPAAWGMSGAGEGNAFALDAYGAAQMAVFAALRSLAVRGLTPLGLSDNLNFGSPERDDVYRSLVETVLGFSAAARAASVPFVSGNVSLYNETAERGILPTPLLVAFGSSPRPAVPGTWDEEAVDEAAPVFLVGSGPLRLLPFLAAAYGAEELRARAGEILARVSRIPLAPQREGEERLRSALARLYADGSFRHGILAARAVREGGALGALLQMATSSGSGVALGEVGGTALEGLALLFGEGAYGVFVVRRAAADDFCARARGEGLRAIPLGEVRREGVEIGGISVRLGPEEIGGWLSRELALLGLVSPPSSSGDDREPSREGETP, via the coding sequence ATGGCAGAGGTTGAGCGCACTCCGCAGGAGGAGACGACCGCCGCGAAGATCGCCGCCGCCCTCAAGGAGATCCTCACATCCGAGCACATGAGCTACCGCCATACGAAACGCCTTTTGGCTCTTTTGCCGCGCGAGGGTCCCCACGTCCTTGCCGGGCCGGGCGAGGGCGCGGGTGTGGTAGCTGCGGACGGAAACGCGGCTGCGTTTAAGATCGAGAGCCACAACCACCCGTCCAAAATCGACCCCTACGCCGGGTCGGCCACGGGAATCGGCGGCCTGTACCGGGACGTCTTTACGATGGGGGCGGAGCCGCGGCTCGCCGCAGCGCTCCTCCGCGTTGGCCCCGCGCACCTGGCAGAAGAAGTGGAGTTCACGCGTACGCTCGTCCGGGGCTTTGCGGAGTACGTCGCCGAATTCGGCGTCGGCGAGGGTGCGTACGTAGAGTACGCCGCGGATCCTTCCTACGCGGCAAACCCGCTCGTCAACGTCTTCGCCTTGGGCGAAATCGTAGGCCCCCGCCTTTCCGCGCGCGGCGGGCGGGACGGGGACGTGCTCGTGTACGCGGGTCGCCCCGTGGACGGTGCGGGGTACGAAGCGGCGGCCTTTGCCTCCCGCGCCTTCGCCTCCGAAGAGGCGCTGCCTCCCGAAGCCGAAGGGGATTCCGCCGATGCCCCGCCCCTCGTTCCCCCTGCGGATCCGCGGATGGGTCGGCGCGTGATGGACGCCTTGCTCGCCGCCGCCCGCCGCGGGTGGGTCGTCGCCGTGCAGGACATGGGTGCAGGGGGTGTGGCGGGTTCGGCCGCCGAGCTCGCAAGCCGCGGCCCGGGCGGGGTCGTCCTCGACCTCGAACACGTTCCTCGCATGCGGGATTTCCCCCCGGAGGTCCTCCTTCTCGCGGAAACGCAGGAACGGGTGCTCGTCGTAGCCGATCCGGCACACGTCGAGGAACTTCTCGACCACTTCCGCACGCATCAGGTGCCGGCGGCCGTCGTGGGGCGCCTCGTTTCCTCCGGCACGTTTGCCGTCCGTCGGGGCGATGCCCTACTCGCGGAGGTTCCTCTGGCGGAGCTCACGGATGTCGCTCCCGTCGTGCGCGAGGACGTGCTCGCCTCCGTCCGGGCGGCCGAAGAGGTGCGGGAAGCCGTACCGCAAGGTTCCCCCGATGCGCGTCCGGAGCGGGCGGAAGAGGAGCTCGTGTTTCCTGAGGAGCGCGAACTCCTCGCCCAAATTGGCCTCGTGTTCCTTGACGCTTCGACGGTTCGTGATCTCCTCCAACGCTACTTCACCTCGCCCCGCTTTCCGCGGCGCCTCGTCCGGAGGAGAGAGAAGGTGCGGCCTGATGGCGGGAAAGGGGCGGAGCCTCCTTTGCGGGGGTGGGCCTTCGACGACGTAGCCTTCGTGGACGTGGGCTCCGAACCTCCCGCCGCATGGGGGATGAGCGGGGCAGGGGAGGGGAACGCCTTTGCGTTGGACGCCTACGGTGCCGCCCAGATGGCCGTCTTTGCCGCCCTCCGTTCCCTCGCGGTACGCGGCCTTACGCCGCTCGGACTTTCGGACAACCTGAACTTTGGCTCCCCGGAGCGAGACGACGTCTACCGCTCGCTCGTCGAGACGGTTCTCGGGTTTTCCGCCGCGGCGCGCGCTGCTTCGGTGCCTTTCGTGAGCGGCAACGTAAGCCTGTACAACGAGACGGCGGAACGGGGGATTCTTCCTACCCCGCTCCTCGTAGCCTTTGGTTCTTCGCCGCGCCCCGCCGTTCCCGGAACGTGGGATGAGGAAGCGGTAGACGAAGCGGCCCCTGTCTTCTTGGTAGGAAGCGGTCCCTTGCGCCTCCTTCCCTTCCTCGCCGCGGCCTACGGAGCGGAGGAACTCCGCGCGCGGGCGGGGGAAATCCTCGCGCGCGTGAGCCGAATCCCCCTGGCGCCGCAACGCGAAGGGGAAGAGCGCCTGCGCAGCGCACTCGCGCGCCTGTACGCCGACGGCTCCTTCCGCCACGGGATTCTCGCGGCGCGTGCCGTCCGCGAAGGCGGAGCCCTCGGCGCGCTTCTCCAGATGGCGACCTCTTCGGGAAGCGGCGTCGCCCTCGGCGAGGTCGGGGGCACGGCGTTAGAAGGTTTGGCCCTTCTCTTTGGCGAAGGGGCCTACGGCGTGTTCGTCGTCAGGCGGGCGGCCGCAGACGATTTCTGCGCGCGGGCGCGCGGCGAGGGCCTCCGGGCAATCCCCTTGGGGGAGGTGCGGCGGGAGGGCGTGGAAATCGGCGGGATTTCCGTGCGCCTCGGGCCGGAGGAAATCGGAGGTTGGCTCTCCCGCGAGCTCGCCCTCCTCGGCCTCGTGTCTCCCCCGTCCTCCTCGGGAGACGACCGCGAGCCTTCTCGGGAGGGGGAAACGCCGTGA
- the purC gene encoding phosphoribosylaminoimidazolesuccinocarboxamide synthase, with amino-acid sequence MDEHNSAHTGAAEPRGTPLYAGKSKKVFAADDPDRVRVVFTDAVTAGDGAKREEFPGKGELAARTSALLFRALAAKGIRTHFLRELAPVEHLVRRVRIIPLEVVVRFLATGSLSRRLGIPEGQPLPFPLVELYYKSDELGDPLLTEDHVALLGLASPEVVRYLKDEARRAAEALREIFAAVDLVLVDVKFEFGETSDGEIVLADELSPDSMRIWTKEGERLDKDRFRRDLGDLLEGYAFVYRRLAERFPEFASP; translated from the coding sequence ATGGACGAGCACAACTCCGCCCACACCGGTGCCGCAGAACCCCGCGGGACGCCCCTCTACGCGGGGAAGAGCAAAAAGGTCTTCGCCGCGGACGATCCCGACCGCGTGCGCGTCGTCTTTACCGACGCCGTGACGGCGGGGGACGGCGCGAAACGCGAGGAGTTTCCGGGAAAGGGGGAGCTCGCGGCCCGGACGAGCGCGCTTCTCTTCCGCGCCTTGGCCGCCAAGGGGATACGGACGCACTTCCTGCGCGAACTCGCGCCGGTGGAGCACCTCGTGCGCCGCGTCCGCATCATTCCCTTGGAGGTCGTCGTGCGCTTCCTCGCCACGGGGTCTTTGAGCCGTCGCTTGGGCATTCCGGAGGGACAACCGCTTCCTTTTCCGCTCGTGGAGCTCTACTACAAGTCGGACGAACTCGGAGATCCTTTGCTTACGGAAGACCACGTCGCCCTTCTCGGCCTCGCGTCCCCGGAAGTCGTCCGGTACCTCAAGGACGAGGCGAGGCGCGCCGCGGAGGCGCTTCGAGAGATCTTTGCCGCCGTCGACCTCGTCCTCGTGGACGTGAAGTTCGAGTTTGGGGAAACTTCCGACGGAGAGATCGTCCTCGCCGACGAACTCTCGCCCGATTCCATGCGCATTTGGACGAAGGAAGGCGAGCGGCTCGACAAAGACCGTTTTCGCCGCGACTTGGGCGACCTCCTCGAAGGGTACGCCTTCGTCTACCGGCGCCTAGCAGAACGGTTTCCCGAATTTGCCTCGCCGTAA
- the purB gene encoding adenylosuccinate lyase, producing MLARYTRPEMARLWSEENRFHAWWRVELAVLEALAEAGVVPPEDLAVLKREVRIDPARIAEIEARTRHDTIAFVEHVAEQVGPAGRWVHYGLTSADVVDTAWALLLREASELLLAELDRLLQLLRDMSLTYRGVPILGRTHGKAAEPTTFGLKLLGFYDELRRGEERLRAAARRAARGKIAGPVGTFSHLPPEIEEAALRRLGLEPAPAATQVLPRDTFAEYLAALALLGTSLEHLAVEMRHLARSEVEEVEEGFSPGQKGSSAMPHKRNPVGFENVSGLARLLRGYMLAAFENVPLWHERDISHSSVERVIFPDATTVLHYMLWRTRELLVHLKVDPTRMRENLRRTGGLFASSLLLDLLVAQGIRREDAYARLQELAFRALEGPPSFLRRILEDSALRAAVERVFPEVASGGEAEAEERFFDALVRHFLRHEAERYRRVLGPTFAEGEA from the coding sequence GTGCTCGCGCGCTACACGCGACCGGAAATGGCGCGCCTCTGGTCCGAAGAAAACCGGTTTCACGCGTGGTGGCGGGTAGAGCTCGCCGTACTCGAGGCGCTCGCCGAGGCGGGCGTCGTCCCCCCCGAAGACCTCGCCGTGCTCAAGCGGGAGGTGCGCATCGACCCTGCGCGCATCGCGGAAATCGAGGCGCGCACGCGCCACGACACGATCGCCTTCGTCGAGCACGTCGCCGAGCAGGTCGGCCCCGCCGGGCGATGGGTACACTACGGGCTTACGAGTGCCGATGTCGTAGACACGGCGTGGGCGCTTCTCCTCCGGGAGGCTTCCGAACTCCTCCTCGCCGAGCTCGACCGCCTTTTGCAGCTCCTCAGGGATATGTCCCTCACCTACCGCGGCGTTCCCATCCTCGGCCGTACCCACGGGAAGGCGGCGGAACCGACGACCTTCGGCCTCAAGCTCCTCGGCTTTTACGACGAGCTCCGCCGCGGCGAAGAACGCCTGCGGGCGGCGGCGCGGCGTGCGGCGCGGGGGAAGATCGCCGGTCCCGTAGGGACGTTTTCCCACCTTCCCCCGGAAATCGAAGAGGCGGCGCTGCGGCGCCTCGGCCTCGAGCCGGCGCCTGCGGCGACGCAGGTCCTCCCGCGCGACACCTTTGCCGAATACCTCGCCGCCCTCGCGCTTCTGGGCACATCCCTCGAACACCTCGCCGTGGAAATGCGCCATCTCGCCCGGAGCGAAGTGGAGGAGGTGGAGGAGGGCTTTTCCCCTGGCCAGAAGGGTTCGTCGGCGATGCCGCACAAGCGAAACCCAGTGGGCTTCGAAAACGTCTCCGGCCTGGCGCGCCTTCTTCGGGGCTACATGCTCGCCGCGTTCGAAAACGTCCCCCTCTGGCACGAACGGGACATTTCCCACTCCTCCGTAGAACGCGTGATCTTTCCCGACGCGACGACGGTCCTTCACTACATGCTCTGGCGCACGCGTGAACTCCTCGTACACCTCAAGGTCGACCCAACACGGATGCGGGAAAACCTGCGGCGCACGGGCGGCCTGTTTGCCTCCTCCCTCCTCCTCGACCTCCTCGTCGCCCAAGGAATCCGCCGCGAGGATGCGTACGCGCGCCTTCAGGAGCTCGCCTTTCGCGCCCTCGAGGGGCCGCCGTCGTTTCTCCGGCGCATCCTCGAGGATTCCGCACTCCGCGCTGCGGTAGAACGCGTCTTTCCCGAGGTCGCCTCGGGGGGCGAGGCGGAGGCGGAAGAGCGCTTTTTCGACGCCCTCGTGCGGCACTTCCTCCGCCACGAAGCGGAGCGGTACCGCCGCGTTTTGGGGCCGACGTTCGCGGAGGGAGAGGCGTAG
- the purE gene encoding 5-(carboxyamino)imidazole ribonucleotide mutase gives MARVLVMLGSASDLERVRPLLDVLARFGEPGDVRIASAHRNLEDVLAIVREAERSGVRVIVAAAGLAAHLPGVVAGQTVLPVIGLPLAVGPLHGVDALLSIAQMPPGVPVATVGVNAGENAAYLALHILALEDPELAARLRSHRAARREEIRARDRDLRREAEE, from the coding sequence TTGGCGCGCGTTCTCGTCATGTTGGGCAGCGCTTCGGACCTCGAGCGCGTTCGGCCGCTCCTCGACGTCTTGGCCCGCTTTGGCGAACCCGGTGACGTCCGGATCGCCTCCGCCCACCGGAATCTCGAAGATGTCCTCGCGATCGTGCGCGAAGCGGAGCGGAGCGGGGTGCGCGTGATCGTCGCCGCCGCAGGTCTAGCGGCGCACCTCCCGGGGGTGGTTGCAGGCCAAACCGTCCTCCCCGTGATCGGTCTGCCTCTCGCCGTGGGCCCGCTCCACGGCGTGGACGCGCTCTTGTCCATCGCCCAGATGCCCCCGGGCGTTCCCGTGGCGACCGTTGGGGTAAACGCCGGAGAAAACGCCGCCTACCTCGCCCTGCACATCCTCGCCTTAGAAGATCCCGAACTCGCCGCACGGCTTCGCTCGCATCGCGCCGCGCGGCGCGAGGAAATCCGCGCCCGCGATCGCGACCTTAGGCGCGAGGCGGAAGAGTAG